The following proteins come from a genomic window of Lolium rigidum isolate FL_2022 chromosome 5, APGP_CSIRO_Lrig_0.1, whole genome shotgun sequence:
- the LOC124657151 gene encoding pentatricopeptide repeat-containing protein At4g01400, mitochondrial-like: MLPSPPAISPARLHKLVTAQTDPLLALELVTVTSPTTTPHQATLHSLLLRLSRRRDHLPHALALLRRLPSPPSPRLLLPLLLSVLRLRRPPHLFLSTFNTLFVSGPSPLSLHPQLLLRLLSALSSTAAHFPSALHLLRLVSSRLPLPAPLVLASHNLLIDAAARAGHLAVSLSLFHRLRSLHVSPDADTYRMLTHSLCRRGQVRTATTLLDEMLHRGIPADPLAYTTVLNALCRKKQLREAYRLLCLMRGRGVSPDIVHYNTVIIGMCREGRPLDACKVIGDMTDSGCVPNVASYAAVVNGLCISGLFGKAETYLEDMVGKGILPHFSVFHSVIKGCCTVGKVEEAARMMNRMLQLGMAPHVETWSSVIRSVCNDEDYVEVILLQMMKKCSAART, from the coding sequence AtgctgccgtcgccgccggcgatctCGCCGGCGCGGCTGCACAAGCTGGTGACCGCGCAGACGGACCCGCTcctggcgctcgagctcgtcACCGTCACCTCCCCGACCACCACGCCGCACCAGGCCACCCTCCACTCGCTGCTCCTCCGCCTCTCCCGCCGCCGGGACCACCTCCCGCACGCGctcgccctcctccgccgcctgccgTCCCCGCCgtccccgcgcctcctcctcccgctgctccTCTCCGTCCTCCGCCTGCGCCGCCCGCCCCACCTCTTCCTCTCCACCTTCAACACCCTCTTCGTCTCCGGCCCCAGCCCGCTCTCGCTCCACCCGCAgcttctcctccgcctcctctccgccctctcctccaccgccgcccacTTCCCCTCCGCGCTGCACCTCCTCCGGCTCGTCTCCTCCCGCCTCCCCCTCCCGGCGCCGCTCGTCCTCGCCTCCCACAACCTGCTCAtcgacgccgccgcccgcgccggccaCCTCGCCGTCTCGCTCTCGCTCTTCCACCGCCTGCGCTCCCTCCACGTCTCCCCCGACGCCGACACCTACCGCATGCTCACCCACTCCCTCTGCCGCCGCGGCCAGGTCCGCACCGCCACCAccctgctcgacgaaatgctgcaCAGGGGCATCCCTGCCGACCCGCTGGCGTACACCACCGTGCTCAACGCACTCTGCCGCAAGAAGCAGCTCCGGGAGGCCTACCGGCTGCTGTGCCTCATGCGAGGCCGCGGGGTCTCTCCTGACATCGTGCATTACAACACCGTCATCATCGGAATGTGCCGTGAGGGGCGGCCACTGGATGCCTGCAAGGTGATCGGGGATATGACGGATAGTGGCTGCGTTCCGAATGTGGCGTCGTATGCAGCGGTAGTCAATGGATTGTGCATCAGTGGGCTGTTTGGCAAGGCAGAGACTTACTTGGAAGATATGGTGGGTAAAGGGATTCTGCCACATTTTTCAGTGTTCCATTCGGTGATTAAGGGGTGTTGTACGGTTGGCAAGGTAGAGGAGGCTGCACGGATGATGAATCGGATGCTTCAACTTGGTATGGCTCCACATGTTGAGACATGGAGCTCAGTGATCAGAAGCGTTTGTAACGACGAGGACTATGTTGAGGTGATTTTGTTGCAAATGATGAAAAAATGCAGCGCTGCTCGAACATGA